A genomic region of Zalophus californianus isolate mZalCal1 chromosome 11, mZalCal1.pri.v2, whole genome shotgun sequence contains the following coding sequences:
- the LOC113914463 gene encoding olfactory receptor 4A15-like isoform X2 produces the protein MEHRNNVTEFVLLGLTQSLQGQKILFVVFLIIYIVTMVGNLLIVVTVVVSPTLDTPMYFFLGYLSFLDAVYSTTVTPNMIIDLLYEEKTISFQACMSQLFIGHLFGGAEILLLVVMAYDRYVAICKPLHYLTIMNQRVCVLLLLLAWFGGFLHAVVKLLSVYNLPFCGPNVIDHFICDMYPLLKLACTDTYIIGLTVVANDGTICVFIFTVLLISYGVILHSLKTHSQEGRRKALSTCGSHITVVVLFFVPCIFMYVRPPSTLHIDKFLTVFYTVITPMLNPLIYTLRNGEMKNAMKKLWRM, from the exons ATGGAACACAGAAACAATGTGACTGAGTTTGTCCTCTTGGGGCTCACCCAGAGCCTCCAAGGtcagaaaatattatttgttgtGTTCTTGATCATCTACATTGTGACAATGGTGGGCAACTTACTCATTGTGGTGACTGTGGTGGTCAGCCCAACCCTGGATACccctatgtatttctttcttggTTACTTATCATTTTTGGATGCTGTTTATTCTACTACGGTTACTCCAAATATGATTATAGACTTACTCTATGAGGAGAAAACCATTTCCTTCCAAGCTTGCATGTCCCAGCTCTTTATAGGGCACTTATTTGGTGGTGCTGAGATTTTACTCCTGGTGGTCATGGCCTATGACCGCTacgtggccatctgcaaaccctTGCATTATTTGACGATCATGAATCAACGGGTATGTGTTCTCTTGCTGCTGTTGGCCTGGTTTGGAGGTTTTTTGCATGCTGTAGTTAAACTTCTCTCTGTTTACAACCTTCCCTTCTGTGGTCCCAATGTCATCGACCACTTCATCTGTGACATGTACCCATTATTAAAACTTGCCTGTACTGACACCTACATTATTGGCCTCACTGTGGTTGCCAATGATGGGACAATCTGTGTGTTCATCTTTACAGTCTTACTCATTTCCTATGGGGTTATTCTGCACTCTCTGAAGACCCATAGTCAGGAAGGGAGGCGCAAAGCCTTATCCACCTGTGGCTCTCACATTACAGTGGTGGTCCTCTTCTTTGTCCCCTGCATTTTTATGTATGTGAGACCTCCTTCTACCTTACACATTGATAAATTCTTGACTGTGTTTTACACAGTTATCACCCCTATGTTAAACCCTCTAATCTATACACTGAGAAATGGAGAGATGAAAAATGCCATGAAAAAGCT ttggcGTATGTAG
- the LOC113914463 gene encoding olfactory receptor 4A15-like isoform X1, protein MGVKNNVTEFVLLGLTQSLQGQKILFVVFLIIYIVTMVGNLLIVVTVVVSPTLDTPMYFFLGYLSFLDAVYSTTVTPNMIIDLLYEEKTISFQACMSQLFIGHLFGGAEILLLVVMAYDRYVAICKPLHYLTIMNQRVCVLLLLLAWFGGFLHAVVKLLSVYNLPFCGPNVIDHFICDMYPLLKLACTDTYIIGLTVVANDGTICVFIFTVLLISYGVILHSLKTHSQEGRRKALSTCGSHITVVVLFFVPCIFMYVRPPSTLHIDKFLTVFYTVITPMLNPLIYTLRNGEMKNAMKKLWTRRK, encoded by the coding sequence AAACAATGTGACTGAGTTTGTCCTCTTGGGGCTCACCCAGAGCCTCCAAGGtcagaaaatattatttgttgtGTTCTTGATCATCTACATTGTGACAATGGTGGGCAACTTACTCATTGTGGTGACTGTGGTGGTCAGCCCAACCCTGGATACccctatgtatttctttcttggTTACTTATCATTTTTGGATGCTGTTTATTCTACTACGGTTACTCCAAATATGATTATAGACTTACTCTATGAGGAGAAAACCATTTCCTTCCAAGCTTGCATGTCCCAGCTCTTTATAGGGCACTTATTTGGTGGTGCTGAGATTTTACTCCTGGTGGTCATGGCCTATGACCGCTacgtggccatctgcaaaccctTGCATTATTTGACGATCATGAATCAACGGGTATGTGTTCTCTTGCTGCTGTTGGCCTGGTTTGGAGGTTTTTTGCATGCTGTAGTTAAACTTCTCTCTGTTTACAACCTTCCCTTCTGTGGTCCCAATGTCATCGACCACTTCATCTGTGACATGTACCCATTATTAAAACTTGCCTGTACTGACACCTACATTATTGGCCTCACTGTGGTTGCCAATGATGGGACAATCTGTGTGTTCATCTTTACAGTCTTACTCATTTCCTATGGGGTTATTCTGCACTCTCTGAAGACCCATAGTCAGGAAGGGAGGCGCAAAGCCTTATCCACCTGTGGCTCTCACATTACAGTGGTGGTCCTCTTCTTTGTCCCCTGCATTTTTATGTATGTGAGACCTCCTTCTACCTTACACATTGATAAATTCTTGACTGTGTTTTACACAGTTATCACCCCTATGTTAAACCCTCTAATCTATACACTGAGAAATGGAGAGATGAAAAATGCCATGAAAAAGCTGTGGACCAGAAGAAAATGA
- the LOC113913587 gene encoding olfactory receptor 4A15-like: protein MPSKEYMGNRNNVTEFVLLGLTQDPEGQKVLFVPFLLIYIATIAGNLLIMVTIMASQSLGSPMYFFLAYLSFIDAIYSTVIAPKMIVDLLYEKKTISFQACMSQVFLDHLFAGAEVILLVVMAYDRYVAIYKPLHYLIIMNRRACVLMLLVAWTGGFLHSLVQFLFIYHLPFCGPNVIDNFVCDIYPLLKLACTNTYLIGISVIANGGAICTAIFFILLVSYGIILHSLKTHGLDGKHKAFHTCASHITMVILFFVPCIFLYARPNSTFPIDKLMTVVLTFITPMLNPLIYTLRNAEIKNAIWKLWSKNVTLVGRGLYCSCRI from the coding sequence ATGCCTTCCAAAGAATATATGGGAAATAGAAACAACGTGACAGAGTTTGTTCTCCTGGGGCTCACACAGGACCCTGAAGGGCAAAAAGTTCTATTTGTCCCATTCTTACTCATCTACATTGCGACAATAGCGGGCAATCTGCTTATCATGGTAACCATTATGGCCAGCCAGTCACTGGGTTCTCCCATGTACTTTTTTCTAGCTTATTTATCATTTATAGATGCTATCTATTCTACTGTCATCGCTCCCAAGATGATTGTAGACTTGCTATATGAGAAGAAGACTATTTCCTTCCAGGCTTGTATGAGTCAAGTCTTTCTAGATCACTTATTTGCGGGTGCTGAAGTCATTCTTCTGGTGGTGATGGCCTATGACCGATATGTAGCCATCTATAAACCACTTCATTATCTAATCATCATGAATCGGAGGGCATGTGTTCTTATGCTGCTGGTGGCCTGGACTGGAGGCTTTCTGCACTCATTGGttcaatttctctttatttatcaTCTCCCTTTCTGTGGCCCCAATGTCATTGACAACTTTGTGTGTGATATATATCCCTTATTGAAACTTGCTTGTACCAATACCTACCTCATTGGAATTTCTGTGATAGCTAATGGAGGAGCCATTTGCACTGCCATCTTCTTCATTCTCCTAGTTTCCTATGGGATCATATTACACTCCCTTAAGACTCATGGTTTGGACGGGAAACACAAAGCCTTCCACACCTGTGCATCCCATATAACTATggtcattttattctttgttcccTGTATCTTCTTGTATGCAAGGCCTAATTCTACCTTTCCCATTGATAAATTAATGACTGTGGTTTTAACATTCATAACTCCCATGCTGAACCCCTTAATCTACACCCtgagaaatgcagaaataaaaaatgccatATGGAAACTTTGGAGTAAAAATGTGACCTTAGTTGGCAGAGGGTTGTATTGCTCATGCAGAATATGA